In a single window of the Prochlorococcus marinus CUG1415 genome:
- a CDS encoding CAAD domain-containing protein: protein MSDNTSESNQGSGSDTSAETKSFSEKYSDVMGKVNETLGNVDWTQMGKYGKAAGIIAVVIIAQIIIKVVIDTINFFPILPGLLELLGVVVVGQWSWQNLRTSENREAVLDKVQNLKKTYLG from the coding sequence ATGAGTGACAACACTTCCGAGTCAAATCAAGGCTCTGGCTCCGATACAAGCGCCGAAACCAAAAGTTTTTCAGAGAAGTACTCTGATGTTATGGGGAAAGTCAACGAAACCCTTGGAAATGTTGATTGGACCCAAATGGGTAAATATGGTAAAGCCGCAGGCATTATCGCTGTTGTGATAATCGCTCAAATAATAATTAAAGTTGTTATTGACACGATTAACTTTTTCCCAATTCTTCCAGGATTACTTGAACTACTAGGAGTAGTTGTTGTTGGTCAATGGAGCTGGCAGAATCTTCGGACCAGTGAAAATCGTGAAGCGGTTTTAGATAAGGTGCAAAATCTTAAAAAAACATATTTAGGTTAG
- a CDS encoding fructosamine kinase family protein — MQKLSPIEVSEICDELGEAYPKSIEQVHGGNIHSAWQIEFVNKKLFLKKNNRKKKFLKFEKYCLQNLREYINQKNLVVPEVIAYKNIKNIEILLIEWIDMQNFDQKKLGKGLGEMHLNASESNPKSFGYPVGGFIGITEQKKGWDNNWIDCFLDLRISPQLSILKSNLLDKETINKVKEKIKSELMNHKPINTLVHGDLWSGNLGIEKSGKGVIFDPASWWADNEIDIAMTKLFGGLRKEFYEEYHKIFPIKQGFEKRIIIYNFYHILNHANMFGGSYFSQVKNYVKAILNM, encoded by the coding sequence ATGCAAAAATTATCTCCTATTGAAGTTAGCGAAATTTGTGATGAATTAGGTGAAGCCTATCCAAAAAGTATAGAACAAGTCCATGGGGGGAATATTCATAGCGCATGGCAAATAGAATTCGTAAACAAGAAATTATTTCTAAAAAAAAACAATAGAAAAAAAAAGTTTCTCAAATTTGAGAAATATTGTCTTCAGAATTTAAGAGAGTATATTAATCAAAAAAACTTAGTTGTTCCAGAAGTTATTGCATATAAAAATATTAAAAATATAGAAATTCTTTTAATTGAATGGATAGATATGCAAAACTTTGATCAAAAAAAACTTGGAAAAGGTTTGGGAGAAATGCACTTAAATGCAAGTGAGTCTAATCCAAAAAGTTTTGGATACCCAGTTGGGGGTTTTATTGGAATAACAGAGCAGAAAAAAGGCTGGGACAATAATTGGATAGATTGTTTTTTAGATTTGCGAATATCACCTCAATTATCAATTCTTAAATCAAATCTTTTAGACAAAGAAACTATAAATAAAGTTAAAGAAAAAATTAAATCCGAATTAATGAATCATAAACCTATAAATACTCTTGTTCATGGTGATTTATGGTCAGGAAATTTAGGAATAGAAAAAAGTGGAAAGGGGGTTATATTTGACCCAGCATCATGGTGGGCAGATAATGAAATAGATATAGCTATGACAAAATTATTTGGAGGTTTGAGAAAAGAATTTTATGAAGAGTATCATAAAATTTTTCCAATTAAACAAGGTTTTGAAAAGAGAATTATTATTTATAATTTTTACCACATATTGAATCATGCCAATATGTTCGGAGGATCATATTTTAGTCAAGTCAAAAATTACGTAAAAGCAATACTCAATATGTAA